A window of Kiritimatiellia bacterium genomic DNA:
CGAGTTCCTCCGCGACGCTGCTCCGCACCCGTCATCCGAACCGAATCTGAGAGGCCGCACGAAGGGCCGTGGCCAGCGCCGCGTGAGGATCAGCGCCGAGCGCAGTCACATGTCCCATTTTCCGGCCTTTTGCGCTGCGGTCTTTGCCATAGATGTGGACATAGACTCCCGGCACGGCTAAGGCCTCCACCAGGCCAGAAGGCCAGCCGGGACCATCGCCTGCGCCGAGCAAATTAACCATCGCCGCAGCGGGCACACTCATGCTTGTGGAGCCGAGCGGCCAGCCCAAAATGGCGCGGATATGATTCTCGAACTGCGAACAGTAGCAGGCCTCGATCGTATAGTGGCCCGAGTTGTGAACCCGCGGCGCGAGTTCATTGATGAGAATACGGCCATCGGGCATGTAAAACATTTCGACTCCGACGCTTCCGATACCGCCAATAGCTTCCACGGCGGCAGTAGCGAGCCGCGCCGCCTCTGCCGCCTTCGACGGAGATAGGTCCGCCGGGGCGGTCACCGTGTGGCAGATATGGTCCCGCTGTACGGTATCAACGACTGGATAGGTCGCGAGCGTTCCATCGGGGGAGCGCGTGACCATCACGGCGATTTCTTTTTGGAATTGGCAAAATTGTTCCACAAAGAGGGGGCTGGAGTCGCCGCCCAATCGGGCCCATGCCATGGGGAGATCCGCCGGGGTGTTCAGGGTGGCATTCCCCTTGCCATCGTAACCGAGAGTGCGCCGCTTCAGGACTATTGGCCAGCCAAGGTGGGAGGCTGCGTCCAGCACGTCCTCGGGCGATTGGACCGGTAAGAAGGTCGGAATCGGGAGTCCCACTTGTTGAAGAGTCTGTTTTTGAGTCAGTTTGTCCTGGACGCGCGCGAGGCAGTCCGACGGAGGATAGAGGCGATGACCCTCGGCTTCCAGTTCTGCGAGTGCATCGGCATTTATAAATTCATTTTCCACGGTGATCACGTCGACGCGTGCGGCAAAGCGGATCAACGTGTCCGGGTCATTCCAGTCTCCGGATTCGGACTCCCAGCCAAGAAGAGGGGGATGTGTCGGTTTGCGCTCCAGCACGCGGACGATGCAACCCAGCCGATAGGCAGCCTGGGCCATCATTTTTGCCAGTTGCCCGCCGCCGAGAATCCCGATGATAGGTCGATCCATACCGCGATTTATGGCAGGCGTGTGGGCGGATGCAACGGCGAATCCGAAAGAAGGGCCCATCGACCTCCTGCAAGGATTGCTTGATCTATTCATTTATCCGGATAAAGTAATAAATATGGATCGCCGATCTCAGCGGATTGCGGAACTTCCGAAGCTGTTGAACGAGCGGATTTTGCTCATCGACGGCGCGATGGGCACCATGATTCAGCAGTTCAAGCTTCGGGAGGAAGAGTATCGAGGCGATCGATTCAAAGATCACCCTCATGACCTCAAGGGGAATAACGACCTCCTGGTCCTAACCCAGCCTTCCGTGATCGGCGAAATCCATCGTCGCTATCTCGAAGCGGGAGCCGACATCATCGAGACCAATACCTTCAACGCGCAGGCAATTTCGCAGGCCGACTACAAACTGGAGCACCTCGCGTATGAGCTTAATTTTGAAGCGGCCCGGCTGGCGCGTCGGATCGCAGACGAGTTCGAGCTGAGTGATTCCGGCCACGCGCGTTATGTCGCCGGCGCCATTGGTCCTACAAACCGAACCGCATCCATTTCCCCGGACGTCAACAATCCCGGATACCGGAACATCACCTTTGACCAGTTGGTGGCTGCTTATTCGGAATCCGTCCGAGGGTTGGTGGACGGCGGCGCGGATATTCTTCTGGTGGAAACCATTTTTGACACGCTCAATGCCAAGGCGGCGATATACGCGATTTTGCGGCATTTCGAAGAGACGGGAATCCGGCTTCCGATCATGATATCCGGCACGATCACCGATGCGAGCGGCCGGACGCTCACGGGCCAGACAGCGGAGGCGTTCTGGTATTCGGTCATGCACGCGGAGCCGTTGAGCATCGGATTGAATTGCGCTCTCGGCGCGAAGGAGATGCGGCCATATCTCGCGGAACTGGCGAGGATCGCCCCATGCTATGTGAGCGCGTATCCGAATGCCGGGCTGCCGAATGCGTTTGGCGGTTATGACGAGACGCCGGAGATGATGGCCAAGCACATTCGCGATTTCGCCGAAAACGGACTGGTCAACATCGTCGGCGGCTGTTGCGGGACCACGCCGGACCACATTCGCGCCTTTGCAGAAGCCGTGCGCGGCCTTCCCCCTCGCAAGCCGCCGATCGTCGAGCGGACGTTGCGCCTGAGCGGTCTGGAGCCGTTTGTCGCACGCCCAGAAATTCCGTTCATCAACGTCGGCGAACGGACCAATGTGACCGGGTCGCGCCAGTTTCTCCGACTGATCAAGGAGGAGAAATACGACGAGGCCCTCGCGATCGCGCTGCAGCAGGTCGAGAACGGCGCCCAGCTTATCGACGTCAACATGGATGAGGGCATGCTCGACGCCGTTTCCGCCATGCAGCGCTTTCTAAACCTGGCGATGGCAGAGCCGGCCATAGCGCGTGTGCCTGTCATGATCGATTCCTCGAAATTCGCGGTGATCGAGGCCGGTTTGAAATGCGTACAGGGCAAATGCGTGGTGAATTCCATTTCGCTCAAGGAGGGCGAAGCGGTTTTTCTCGAGCAGGCCCGAAAAATCCGGAAATACGGTGCGGCCGTCATCGTCATGGCCTTCGACGAGAAGGGCCAGGCGGACACTCTTCCGCGGCGGGTTGAGATCTGTGTCCGCGCGTACAGATTGTTGACCGAAAAGGCCGGATTCCCGCCGGAAGACATTATTTTTGATCCGAACGTGTTTCCCGTCGGCACCGGCCTTCCGGAGCATGCCACCTACGCGGTCGACTTCATAGAGGCGGTTCGGCAAATCAAGGCGCAATGTCCATACGCCCGCTGCAGTGGTGGCATCAGCAACCTTTCGTTTTCGTTCCGCGGCAAGGACAAGATCCGTGAGGCGATGCACTCGGTCTTTCTCTACCACGCGATACGCGCTGGGCTCGACATGGGCATTGTCAATGCGGGGCAACTTGCCGTTTATGACGAATTGGATCCTGAGCTGCGCGAACTGGTCGAGGACCTGATTCTGAATCGGCGGCCGGACGCGACGGAGCGGCTGCTCGACTATGCGGGACGCATGAGCGTTTCGGGTGGGGGGAGGGAGACCGAGGCAGCTCGTCAGGAGTGGAGGTCATGGCCGGTCGAGAAGCGGCTTGAATATGCGCTGGTCAAGGGCATCACGGATTTTATCGAACAGGATACCGAGGAGGCCCGACAAAAATATAAATCGCCGCTTGCGGTCATTGAGGGGCCCTTGATGGCCGGAATGACTGTGGTGGGGGATCTGTTTGGCACGGGCCGAATGTTTCTGCCCCAGGTGGTCAAAAGCGCGCGTGTGATGAAGAAGGCTGTCGCCTATCTTGAACCGTATTTCGAGGAAATGAAACGGGCCGGCAGCGGCGCCCCCAAGGGCCGAATACTTCTCGCGACCGTCAAAGGAGACGTACATGACATCGGAAAAAACATCGTGGGCGTCGTTTTGCAGTGCAACAACTACGAGGTCATCGATCTGGGCGTGATGCAGCCCTGCGAGCGCATTCTATCGGTCGCGCGGGAACAGCGGTGCGACATTATCGGGTTGAGCGGGCTGATCACCCCTTCGCTGGACGAAATGGTGCATGTGGCCGAAGAAATGCAGAGGGAGGCTTTTGATGTGCCGCTGTTGATCGGCGGCGCGACTACCTCGAAGGTTCATACGGCCGTCAAAATCGCGCCGCGCTATGACCATCCCGTTGTCTACGTGCCGGATGCATCGCGGGTCGTCAATGTCGTGAGTGCGCTGCTGAGCCGAGAACGGCGGTCAAGCTACGTGTCCGAAGTGAGGCGCGAATATGAGCAGATCCGGGAACAACAACTATTGCGGTCGGGATCGGACACGCTTCTGTCCCTCTCAGCGGCCCGAGAAAACGCATTTCGAATCGACTGGACGGA
This region includes:
- a CDS encoding 5-(carboxyamino)imidazole ribonucleotide synthase, which translates into the protein MDRPIIGILGGGQLAKMMAQAAYRLGCIVRVLERKPTHPPLLGWESESGDWNDPDTLIRFAARVDVITVENEFINADALAELEAEGHRLYPPSDCLARVQDKLTQKQTLQQVGLPIPTFLPVQSPEDVLDAASHLGWPIVLKRRTLGYDGKGNATLNTPADLPMAWARLGGDSSPLFVEQFCQFQKEIAVMVTRSPDGTLATYPVVDTVQRDHICHTVTAPADLSPSKAAEAARLATAAVEAIGGIGSVGVEMFYMPDGRILINELAPRVHNSGHYTIEACYCSQFENHIRAILGWPLGSTSMSVPAAAMVNLLGAGDGPGWPSGLVEALAVPGVYVHIYGKDRSAKGRKMGHVTALGADPHAALATALRAASQIRFG
- the metH gene encoding methionine synthase, which codes for MDRRSQRIAELPKLLNERILLIDGAMGTMIQQFKLREEEYRGDRFKDHPHDLKGNNDLLVLTQPSVIGEIHRRYLEAGADIIETNTFNAQAISQADYKLEHLAYELNFEAARLARRIADEFELSDSGHARYVAGAIGPTNRTASISPDVNNPGYRNITFDQLVAAYSESVRGLVDGGADILLVETIFDTLNAKAAIYAILRHFEETGIRLPIMISGTITDASGRTLTGQTAEAFWYSVMHAEPLSIGLNCALGAKEMRPYLAELARIAPCYVSAYPNAGLPNAFGGYDETPEMMAKHIRDFAENGLVNIVGGCCGTTPDHIRAFAEAVRGLPPRKPPIVERTLRLSGLEPFVARPEIPFINVGERTNVTGSRQFLRLIKEEKYDEALAIALQQVENGAQLIDVNMDEGMLDAVSAMQRFLNLAMAEPAIARVPVMIDSSKFAVIEAGLKCVQGKCVVNSISLKEGEAVFLEQARKIRKYGAAVIVMAFDEKGQADTLPRRVEICVRAYRLLTEKAGFPPEDIIFDPNVFPVGTGLPEHATYAVDFIEAVRQIKAQCPYARCSGGISNLSFSFRGKDKIREAMHSVFLYHAIRAGLDMGIVNAGQLAVYDELDPELRELVEDLILNRRPDATERLLDYAGRMSVSGGGRETEAARQEWRSWPVEKRLEYALVKGITDFIEQDTEEARQKYKSPLAVIEGPLMAGMTVVGDLFGTGRMFLPQVVKSARVMKKAVAYLEPYFEEMKRAGSGAPKGRILLATVKGDVHDIGKNIVGVVLQCNNYEVIDLGVMQPCERILSVAREQRCDIIGLSGLITPSLDEMVHVAEEMQREAFDVPLLIGGATTSKVHTAVKIAPRYDHPVVYVPDASRVVNVVSALLSRERRSSYVSEVRREYEQIREQQLLRSGSDTLLSLSAARENAFRIDWTEYLPPRPSFLGVRELPDYPLERLVDRIDWTPFFATWQLNGLYPDILDDPKIGPEAQKLFSDAQKMLERIIDERWLRADAVCGFWPAARVGDDVEIYADETRSQVIHTFRFLRQQMKKSTDRPNLCLADFIAPKETGIADYLGLFAVTAGHGIEEPLRRFESAHDDYSAILLKALADRLAEAFAEHLHERVRREFWGYAPEENLSNEDLIREKYRGIRPAPGYPACPDHTEKGPLFDLLQAPQKAGIRLTESYAMVPGASVSGYYFSHPSSTYFGIGRIGRDQVEDYARRSGRTIADVERWLAPILGYDPAAYR